Proteins encoded together in one Acidimicrobiales bacterium window:
- a CDS encoding LysR family transcriptional regulator: MSANDPTGTPTPVAEVLGQVELRHLVALRAVAAERSFGRAATRLGYTQSAISQQIAALERAVGEVLFERPGGPKPVALTPAGVLLLAHAEAILDRVAAAEADLAAYRAGRVGHLTIGTFQSVSVELLPPLLTRLRHERPDITVSLVEEDEQANLLRALTAGELDLSFVVAPVDDGPYDFIALADDPFVVISSADEPLTPDGVPVPADVLDGLPLIGQSLTACQILIEDGMRQVGAEPNVVFRTTDNSAVQAMVRSGMAHAVTARLAIDPTDPGIVVRRVDPPIPDRTIGLAVPHRHRSPAVDVVVDLARDVCADVMVSHAPLPA; the protein is encoded by the coding sequence ATGAGCGCTAATGATCCCACGGGCACTCCCACACCCGTCGCCGAGGTCCTCGGCCAGGTCGAGTTGCGCCACCTGGTGGCGCTGCGGGCGGTCGCCGCCGAGCGTTCCTTCGGGCGGGCCGCCACCCGGCTCGGATACACCCAGTCGGCCATCAGCCAGCAGATCGCCGCCCTCGAACGTGCCGTGGGCGAGGTGCTCTTCGAGCGTCCGGGCGGCCCCAAGCCGGTGGCGCTCACTCCCGCGGGCGTGCTGTTGCTCGCGCACGCGGAGGCCATCCTCGACCGGGTCGCCGCAGCCGAGGCCGATCTCGCCGCCTACCGGGCGGGCCGCGTGGGCCACCTCACCATCGGCACCTTCCAGAGCGTGTCGGTCGAGCTGTTGCCGCCCCTCCTCACCCGCCTGCGTCACGAGCGACCCGACATCACCGTGAGCCTGGTCGAGGAGGACGAGCAGGCCAACCTGCTGCGGGCGCTCACGGCCGGCGAGCTCGACCTCAGCTTCGTGGTGGCACCCGTGGACGACGGCCCGTATGACTTCATCGCCCTGGCCGACGATCCGTTCGTGGTCATCAGCTCGGCCGACGAGCCCCTCACGCCCGACGGCGTGCCGGTGCCGGCCGACGTGCTCGACGGCCTGCCCCTCATCGGCCAGTCGCTCACCGCGTGTCAGATCCTGATCGAGGACGGCATGCGCCAAGTCGGCGCCGAGCCGAACGTGGTGTTCCGCACCACCGACAACAGCGCGGTGCAGGCGATGGTGCGCTCGGGCATGGCGCATGCGGTCACGGCCCGTCTCGCCATCGACCCGACCGATCCGGGCATCGTGGTGCGCCGGGTGGACCCGCCCATCCCCGATCGGACCATCGGGCTGGCCGTGCCCCACCGGCACCGGTCGCCGGCGGTCGACGTCGTCGTCGACCTCGCCCGCGACGTCTGCGCCGACGTCATGGTCTCGCACGCACCCCTGCCCGCCTGA